From Bosea sp. NBC_00550, the proteins below share one genomic window:
- the purS gene encoding phosphoribosylformylglycinamidine synthase subunit PurS has translation MKARVTVTLKNGVLDPQGKAIEGALKSLGIDGVDSVRQGKVFDIELSGSDKAAAEAALKAACDKLLANTVIENYRVEIGA, from the coding sequence ATGAAAGCCCGCGTCACCGTCACCCTGAAGAACGGCGTGCTCGATCCGCAGGGCAAGGCGATCGAAGGTGCGCTGAAGTCGCTCGGCATCGACGGCGTCGATTCGGTTCGCCAGGGCAAGGTCTTCGACATCGAGCTCTCGGGCTCGGACAAGGCCGCCGCCGAGGCCGCGCTCAAGGCAGCCTGCGACAAGCTCCTCGCCAACACCGTGATCGAGAACTACCGCGTCGAGATCGGAGCCTGA
- the purQ gene encoding phosphoribosylformylglycinamidine synthase subunit PurQ gives MKAAVITFPGSNRDGDVAKALKQAGAEVVHVWHGDTELPAGIDLVVLPGGFSYGDYLRTGAIAGRAHIMDATRAHAARGGYVLGICNGFQIACEAGLLPGILVRNAHLKFVCKRQHLTVERNDTPYTRAYAKGQAIDVCIAHGEGNYIADAETLARLEGEGLVAFRYADADGKVTAEANPNGSLNNIAGIYSPGFNVLGLMPHPENLIDSLVGGTDGRGLFESLVSSRKAA, from the coding sequence ATGAAGGCCGCCGTCATCACCTTTCCCGGCTCCAACCGTGACGGCGACGTCGCCAAGGCGCTGAAGCAGGCTGGCGCCGAAGTCGTCCATGTCTGGCACGGCGATACCGAGCTGCCGGCCGGGATCGACCTCGTCGTGCTGCCGGGAGGCTTCTCCTATGGCGACTATCTGCGCACCGGCGCCATCGCCGGCCGCGCCCACATCATGGACGCAACCCGCGCCCACGCCGCCCGCGGCGGCTATGTGCTCGGCATCTGCAACGGCTTCCAGATCGCCTGCGAGGCGGGCCTTCTGCCCGGCATCCTCGTGCGCAACGCGCATTTGAAATTCGTCTGCAAGCGCCAGCACCTCACGGTCGAGCGCAACGACACGCCCTATACCCGCGCCTATGCCAAGGGGCAGGCTATCGATGTCTGCATCGCACATGGCGAGGGCAACTACATCGCCGATGCCGAGACGTTGGCACGCCTTGAGGGCGAGGGCCTCGTCGCCTTCCGCTACGCCGATGCCGACGGCAAGGTCACGGCCGAAGCGAACCCGAACGGCTCGCTGAACAACATCGCCGGCATCTATTCACCCGGCTTCAACGTGCTCGGCCTGATGCCGCATCCCGAGAATCTGATCGATTCGCTGGTCGGCGGCACCGATGGGCGCGGCCTGTTCGAGAGCCTCGTCTCCAGCCGCAAGGCGGCCTGA
- a CDS encoding DsbE family thiol:disulfide interchange protein: MSQIETLPPRRSPLVFLVPLIIFGALAIVFGIGLFSGDASKIPSALVGRVAPAITLAPLEGLQRDGQPVPAFGNADLAKGRATLVNVFASWCAPCRVEHPVLVGLAETDAVKQGKIALVGMNYKDEAENARRFLGALGNPFSAVGVDRSGRSAIEWGVYGVPETFVIGPDGRILDKHVGPLDQAAAAKLLARALKAR, from the coding sequence ATGAGCCAGATCGAGACCCTGCCTCCGCGCCGTTCGCCGCTCGTCTTCCTCGTGCCGCTGATCATCTTCGGGGCGCTGGCGATCGTCTTCGGCATCGGCCTGTTCTCGGGCGATGCCAGCAAGATTCCGTCCGCGCTGGTCGGGCGCGTCGCCCCCGCGATCACGCTCGCGCCATTGGAAGGCCTGCAGCGCGACGGGCAGCCGGTCCCTGCCTTCGGCAATGCCGACCTGGCCAAGGGGCGGGCGACGCTGGTCAACGTCTTTGCGAGCTGGTGCGCGCCCTGCCGGGTCGAGCATCCCGTGCTCGTCGGCCTCGCCGAAACGGACGCCGTGAAGCAGGGCAAGATCGCGCTGGTCGGGATGAACTACAAGGACGAGGCGGAGAATGCCCGCCGCTTCCTCGGCGCGCTCGGCAACCCGTTCTCGGCCGTCGGCGTGGATCGCAGCGGGCGGTCGGCGATCGAATGGGGCGTCTACGGCGTGCCCGAAACCTTCGTCATCGGGCCGGACGGGCGCATCCTCGACAAGCATGTCGGCCCGCTCGACCAGGCGGCTGCGGCGAAGTTGCTTGCGCGGGCGCTGAAGGCGCGCTGA
- the ccmD gene encoding heme exporter protein CcmD — MTALTDSLGPHAGFILASYGAAVIILAGLTLSILRDHRAQKRALDALEQRGAGRRSGREAS, encoded by the coding sequence ATGACCGCACTCACGGACAGCCTCGGGCCGCATGCCGGCTTCATCCTCGCATCCTATGGCGCGGCCGTGATCATCCTCGCCGGGCTGACGCTCTCGATCCTGCGCGATCACCGCGCCCAGAAGCGCGCGCTCGACGCGCTGGAGCAGCGCGGTGCCGGCCGCCGCTCGGGCCGGGAGGCATCATGA